In the Oreochromis aureus strain Israel breed Guangdong linkage group 14, ZZ_aureus, whole genome shotgun sequence genome, one interval contains:
- the c1qtnf5 gene encoding complement C1q tumor necrosis factor-related protein 5 — protein sequence MTSLRLLSLFHSLLVLQVHLSNQLEDNKIPPSLCTGHPGIPGSPGVHGSPGQPGRDGRDGRDAAPGEKGEKGERGAPGETGVRGLTGDRGDPGEKGERGQPGECAVAPKSAFSVKLSQGQTSPLNVGDAVRFDTILINEQGDYNSETGRFTCKVPGVYYFAVHATVYRASLQFDLMKNGHAVASYFQFYGNWPKPASLSGGSLLHLIPGDQVWVQMALSEYNGFYSSSKTDSSFTGFLVYSDWKNSAVFA from the exons ATGACCTCACTCAGACTCTTGTCCCTGTTCCACTCCCTCCTCGTCCTACAAGTCCATCTTTCCAACCAGTTAGAGGACAATAAGATCCCCCCCAGTCTGTGTACTGGCCACCCTGGTATCCCAGGCTCTCCTGGGGTTCATGGCAGTCCTGGTCAGCCAGGGAGAGACGGGAGGGATGGGAGGGATGCTGCTCCTGGGGAAAAGGGGGAGAAAGGGGAGAGAGGGGCCCCAG gTGAGACAGGAGTGCGAGGTCTGACTGGAGACAGGGGTGACCCTGGAGAAAAGGGGGAAAGGGGGCAGCCGGGCGAGTGTGCAGTGGCTCCTAAATCCGCCTTCAGTGTCAAACTCTCTCAGGGCCAAACCTCGCCCCTGAATGTGGGCGACGCAGTCCGCTTTGACACAATCCTGATCAACGAACAGGGCGACTACAACTCAGAGACGGGACGCTTCACCTGCAAAGTCCCTGGAGTCTACTACTTTGCCGTCCACGCCACGGTGTACCGCGCCAGCCTGCAGTTCGACCTGATGAAGAACGGACACGCTGTGGCttcttattttcagttttatggcAACTGGCCCAAACCGGCATCTCTGTCAGGCGGCTCCCTGCTTCACCTCATCCCCGGCGATCAGGTGTGGGTGCAGATGGCTCTCTCAGAGTACAATGGATTTTACTCCAGCAGCAAGACAGACAGCAGCTTCACCGGCTTCTTGGTCTACTCGGACTGGAAAAACTCTGCTGTGTTTGCCTGA
- the rnf26 gene encoding E3 ubiquitin-protein ligase RNF26: MGLVNFVISTVGKCLDAICLLLDLNFVIVHTVVQTLLAVITFITSLPSLLYNSVLELGNLLLLCAVSTVEATSNLAHGTVANLGSLLLALEGLLESLKMVGYLSMHVLLRGKEHLCRGLLSVLEGCGIAVSLVVYFTNTVVNFVLIATQNVYLALVSVWQTVSSPLQKALELTLTCFTFLYSSLAGTSALLWTPCKLVLDFLVSLVHMFISIFILNIYGLVLTITIALATTAYLNPGLSRQIAVRVVEYLNSFSLLRRLCLALHCVTSALLCTPHFIRRNVQHLQRILYHIYRLERRLWQQLSHQSSLIGLMLRPHLHRQNNNSNNRAGGDGDPGEARRDPPDGRAGDGAHQEVLNPVLPSSSTNRELKKKLSSGEDGKPLPVESLLTLLKEQEERKKCVICQDCAKTVVLLPCRHLCLCRDCTHILLNQPIYQQNCPLCRQMILNTMDVYL, from the coding sequence ATGGGTTTGGTGAACTTTGTCATCTCCACTGTAGGAAAATGTCTGGATGCTATCTGCTTACTACTCGACCTGAACTTTGTCATCGTCCACACCGTGGTGCAGACTCTCCTGGCAGTTATCACCTTCATAACCAGCCTGCCCAGCCTTCTTTACAACTCAGTGCTGGAGCTGGGAAACCTCCTCCTGCTTTGCGCAGTGTCCACCGTGGAGGCGACATCAAACCTAGCTCACGGCACTGTGGCTAATCTGGGGAGCTTGTTGCTGGCTCTGGAGGGGCTCCTGGAGAGCTTGAAGATGGTGGGTTACCTGTCCATGCACGTCCTACTGCGTGGAAAGGAGCACTTGTGTCGAGGGCTGCTGTCAGTGCTTGAGGGCTGTGGCATCGCAGTCAGCCTGGTGGTCTATTTTACTAACACAGTGGTAAACTTTGTGCTTATCGCCACCCAGAATGTCTACTTGGCGTTGGTCAGCGTGTGGCAGACGGTTTCCAGCCCACTGCAGAAGGCGCTGGAGCTCACGTTGACCTGTTTCACCTTTCTGTACAGTAGCCTGGCCGGCACATCAGCTTTGCTGTGGACACCCTGCAAGCTGGTTTTGGACTTCCTGGTTTCGCTGGTGCACATGTTCATTAGCATCTTCATACTGAACATCTACGGCCTCGTGCTCACCATTACTATCGCACTGGCCACCACCGCTTACCTGAACCCGGGACTGTCCCGACAGATTGCTGTGCGCGTTGTGGAATATCTAAACTCCTTTTCACTTCTCCGTAGATTATGTTTGGCTCTCCATTGCGTCACTTCAGCCTTACTGTGCACACCTCACTTTATACGCCGTAACGTGCAGCACCTGCAGAGGATCCTCTATCACATCTACCGACTGGAGAGACGACTTTGGCAGCAGTTGTCTCACCAAAGCAGCCTGATTGGCCTGATGCTCCGACCGCATCTTCACaggcaaaacaacaacagcaacaacagagcTGGAGGTGACGGTGACCCTGGGGAAGCGAGGCGAGACCCACCAGATGGTAGAGCAGGAGATGGAGCCCACCAGGAGGTGCTCAATCCAGTTTTACCCTCTTCCAGCACAAACAGGGAGCTAAAGAAGAAGTTATCTTCAGGCGAAGATGGTAAACCTCTGCCAGTTGAGAGTCTGCTGACTCTGCTGAAGGAacaggaggagaggaagaagtgTGTGATTTGTCAGGATTGTGCCAAGACAGTGGTGCTGCTGCCTTGCAGACACCTCTGCTTGTGTAGAGACTGTACACACATTCTTTTAAATCAGCCCATCTACCAGCAGAACTGCCCGCTCTGTCGGCAAATGATCCTTAACACCATGGACGTGTATCTATGA